A window of the Coturnix japonica isolate 7356 chromosome 12, Coturnix japonica 2.1, whole genome shotgun sequence genome harbors these coding sequences:
- the LOC107319598 gene encoding acylamino-acid-releasing enzyme-like: MGGGPAQCPGCAGARRCVRPLRAMEPHAMERAVVLPSADEAAALYQELSQNPAISAACLGPDITTQYGGKYCSLYTEWSQRDLVQAKSIKFCRQYLLFHDGASIVYAGPGGACCEINNVLLSCESPSGALKAVLLKVPGKEKEKEKEKQFLEVWYQNRKVKSIDLTALDKHGGVYDDDQFGCLAWSHSETHLLYVAEKKRPKAESFFQTKAPELDGSADQELERPKKPDAPIKGEQFVYYENWGETLNTRSVPVLCVLDIEGSSISVLEGVPKHVSPGQAFWSPDDTGVVFVGWWHEPFRLGLRHCTNRRSALFFMDLTGGKCELLSEDTGALWSPRLSPDRCYIAYLENRVLGPHQQCSLLRMYNWQTKQAHTVLEAVPRQAWGAFPGIYCSALPRLCWAADSRRLVLDTSQRSQQDVFVVDMQTGSTTSLTADAPQGSWSVLTIDRDLLVAQFSTPSCPATLQVAVLPGIGQEAQIKWICLQNTPPVPGINWGIRTLKPPPEQENPQYEGLDFDAILLRPSVGPTAQKPPLVVMPHGGPHAVFSAGWMLYPATLCRLGFAVLLVNYRGSLGFGQDSVNSLPGNVGTQDVRDVQFCVERVLQEEQLDASRVALVGGSHGGFLACHLIGQFPDTYRACVVRNPVVNIASMLNVTDIPDWCLTEIGVPYTPNTLQDPAHLTVMLQKSPMSYIDQVRTPVLLMLGEDDKRVPPAQGLEYYRALKARGVPTRLLWYPNNNHALAGIEAEADGFMNIVLWLLQHLQG; the protein is encoded by the exons ATGGGAGGCGGCCCCGCCCAGTGCCCCGGATGTGCCGGAGCTCGGCGCTGTGTCCGCCCGCTGCGTGCGATGGAGCCGCATGCGATGGAGCGTGCAGTG GTGCTGCCCAGCGCCGATGAGGCCGCAGCGCTGTACCAGGAGCTGAGCCAGAACCCGGCGATCAGCGCTGCCTGCCTGGGCCCCGACATCACCACGCAGTACGGGGGCAAGTACTGCAGCCTGTACACCG AATGGTCACAGCGGGACCTGGTGCAGGCCAAGAGCATCAAGTTCTGCCGGCAGTATTTGCTCTTCCACGACGGGGCCTCCATCGTCTATGCAGGACCTGGCGGTGCCTGCTGTGAGATCAATAATGT gctgctgagctgcGAGTCCCCCAGCGGCGCgttgaaggctgtgctgctcaagGTTCCGggcaaggagaaagagaaagagaaggagaagcagtTCCTGGAG gtgtGGTATCAGAACCGCAAGGTGAAAAGCATTGACCTGACCGCACTGGACAAGCATGGTGGTGTCTATGATGATG ACCAGTTCGGCTGCCTGGCCTGGTCACACTCAGAGACCCACCTGCTGTATGTGGCGGAGAAGAAGCGTCCCAAAGCCGAGTCCTTCTTCCAGACCAAAGCACCCGAGCTGGATGGCTCTGCTGATCAGGAGCTGGAGCGCCCCAAGAAGCCAGATGCCCCCATCAAG GGCGAGCAGTTCGTGTACTATGAGAACTGGGGGGAGACACTGAACACCCGCAGCGTCCCCGTGCTCTGCGTGCTGGACATCGAGggcagcagcatctcagtgctggAGGGTGTCCCCAAACACGTGTCCCCTGGACAG GCCTTCTGGTCCCCAGATGACACTGGTGTGGTGTTCGTGGGCTGGTGGCACGAACCCTTCCGCCTGGGGCTGCGGCACTGCACCAACCGCCG CTCAGCGCTCTTCTTCATGGACCTGACCGGTGGGAAATGCG agctgctctctgagGACACTGGGGCCTTGTGGTCCCCACGGCTCAGCCCCGACCGCTGCTACATCGCCTACCTGGAGAACAGGGTGCTGGGCCCCCACCAGCAGTGCAGCCTCCTCCGCATG TACAATTGGCAAACCAAGCAGGCCCacactgtgctggaggctgtgcCACGGCAAGCGTGGG GTGCCTTCCCTGGGATCtactgcagtgctctgccaaggctgtgctgggcagctgACAGCCGTCGGCTCGTTCTGGACACGTCCCAGCGCAGCCAGCAG GATGTGTTTGTGGTGGACATGCAGACAGGCAGCACAACCTCGCTGACAGCCG ATGCACCCCAAGGGAGCTGGTCTGTCCTCACCATTGACCGGGATCTCTTGGTGGCACAGTTTTCCACCCCAAGCTGCCCCGCAACGCTG CAAGTAGCTGTTTTGCCTGGTATAGGCCAGGAGGCACAAATAAAGTGGATCTGCCTGCAAAATACACCCCCAGTGCCTGGCATCAATTGGGGCATCCGCACCCTGAAACCCCCACCAGAGCAGGAGAACCCCCAGTATG AGGGCCTGGACTTTGATGCCATCCTGCTGCGCCCAAGTGTGGGTCCCACTGCTCAGAAGCCCCCTCTGGTTGTGATGCCCCACG GAGGACCCCACgctgttttctctgctgggTGGATGCTGTACCCAGCTACTCTGTGTCGCCTGGGCTTTGCTGTGCTTCTGG TGAATTATCGTGGCTCACTGGGCTTCGGCCAGGACAGCGTGAACTCCCTGCCAGGCAATGTTGGCACACAGGATGTGCGGGATGTGCAG TTCTGTGTGGAGcgagtgctgcaggaggagcagctggatGCCAGCCGAGTGGCCCTGGTGGGTGGCTCACACGGGGGCTTCTTGGCCTGCCATCTCATCGGGCAGTTCCCCGACACCTACCGTGCCTGCGTGGTCCGCAATCCCGTGGTGAACATTGCCTCCATGCTCAACGTCACTGACATTCCTGACTG GTGCCTGACAGAGATCGGAGTCCCATACACACCCAACACCCTGCAGGATCCGGCCCACTTGACGGTGATGCTGCAGAAGTCACCCATGTCCTACATCGATCAG GTCCGCACTCCTGTACTGCTGATGCTGGGGGAGGATGACAAGCGCGTTCCCCCTGCTCAGGGGCTGGAGTATTACCGTGCCCTGAAGGCCCGTGGGGTGCCCACACG GTTGCTCTGGTACCCCAACAACAACCACGCGCTGGCTGGCATCGAGGCCGAAGCCGACGGCTTCATGAACAttgtgctgtggctgctccagcacctgcagGGCTGA
- the APEH gene encoding acylamino-acid-releasing enzyme, whose amino-acid sequence MASGTQRDMGSCVQPAEGQQSSPGVCYRELSRFPAFSCAALGAIAGGYGQGRAFLLHAECSQPDLPRRRLLRFSRHYSVQCTEHGIAVSRAALSTEIHNWLLGQDSPSGQRRAVLVRCTPQGHELLEVWDGSGRSHSVDLTALGKHGAVYTERPFACLAWSHLETQLLYVAERSRPMLPAACPGAAGSAEDEDEEGEQFVYHEDWGERLSTRSAPVLCVLDIKSSSVSVLENVPEHVSPGQALWSPGDTGVVFVGWWHEPFRLGLSACSNRRSGIFHLDLASGHCELLSAPNRASFSPRLSPDGQRLLYLEGAVGGPHRQCLQLRMLTWQMRQTVTVLDVVQEPTGSESSFTGIYSDALPLRCWAADSRRALLCTPQRSRTDLLLVDTETATITNLTAGSSDGCWELLTIQWDLLVATCSAPHHPPSLVMAELPPLGQELPLRWVPVEDTPPVPGITWKTLTVQQSSAPHNPQPFEALLLSPMGGNTPHPLVVCPHGGPHAVFDARWRPSMAALCRLGFAVLLVNYRGSLGFGQASIECLQSRVGEQDVADTQLAVEQVLRCEPLDPHRVALLAGSHGAFIALHLLTRHPEHYRACALRNPVSNLPALLGTSDIPDWRYTSLGLPYSFQRVPRVEDLVVMLQRSPIIQAPQVRAPVLLCVGARDRRVSPTQALELYRVLRAGGVPTRLLWYPEGGHALTGVETEADVFGNCARWLLQHLGQPRVGQHSS is encoded by the exons atggccTCGGGGACACAGCGTGACATGGGGAGCTGTGTGCAGCCGGCAGaggggcagcagagcagccctggtgTCTGCTACCGGGAGCTGAGCCGCTTCCCTgccttcagctgtgctgcactgggggCCATCGCAGGGGGATATGGACAGGGCCGAGCCTTCCTGCTGCACGCTG AGTGCAGCCAGCCCGACCTGCCCCGACGGCGGCTCCTGCGCTTCAGCCGCCACTACAGCGTGCAATGCACAGAGCACGGCATCGCcgtcagcagagcagcactcagcactgagaTCCACAACTG GCTGCTCGGACAGGACTCACCCTCAGGGCAGCGCCGTGCGGTGCTTGTGCGCTGCACACCGCAGGGCCACGAGCTGCTGGAG GTGTGGGATGGCAGCGGGCGCAGCCACAGCGTGGACCTGACAGCGCTGGGAAAGCACGGGGCAGTCTATACAGAGA GGCCCTTTGCCTGCCTGGCCTGGTCCCATTTGGAGACACAGCTGCTCTATGTGGCCGAGAGGAGCCGGCCCATGCTAcctgcagcctgcccagggGCAGCCGGGTCAGcagaggatgaagatgaggag GGCGAGCAGTTCGTGTACCACGAGGACTGGGGGGAGAGGCTGAGCACCCGCAGTGCCCCcgtgctctgtgtgctggatATCAAGAGCAGCAGTGTCTCAGTGCTGGAAAACGTCCCTGAGCACGTGTCCCCCGGCCAG GCATTGTGGTCCCCAGGTGACACTGGCGTGGTATTTGTGGGCTGGTGGCACGAGCCCTTCCGCCTGGGGCTGAGCGCCTGCTCCAACAGGAG GTCGGGTATTTTCCACCTGGATCTGGCCAGCGGGCACTGCG AGCTGCTGTCGGCCCCAAACCGTGCCTCCTTCTCACCCCGGCTGAGCCCCGATGGTCAGCGCCTGCTCTACTTGGAAGGGGCCGTGGGAGGCCCCCACCGGCAGTGTCTGCAGCTGCGCATG CTCACCTGGCAGATGCGGCAGACGGTGACGGTGCTCGACGTGGTGCAAGAGCCCACGGGCAGTGAGAGCT CCTTCACTGGAATCTACAGCGACGCGCTGCCGCTGCGGTGCTGGGCAGCTGACAGCCGGCGGGCGCTGCTCTGCACCCCACAGCGGAGCCGCACG GACCTGCTGCTGGTGGACACAGAGACTGCCACCATCACCAACCTCACTGCTG GGTCATCTGAcggctgctgggagctgctgaccATTCAGTGGGACCTGCTGGTGGCCacctgctcagccccacaccacCCACCCAGCCTG GtgatggcagagctgccaccattGGGCCAGGAGCTGCCCCTGCGGTGGGTGCCGGTGGAGGACACCCCACCAGTTCCTGGCATCACCTGGAAAACGCTGACAGTCCAGCAGAGCTCCGCTCCACACA ACCCCCAGCCCTTCGAGGCCTTGCTGCTGAGCCCAATGGGTGGCAATACTCCACATCCCCTCGTTGTGTGTCCCCACG gtggccCCCACGCTGTCTTTGATGCCCGCTGGCGCCCGAGCATGGCCGCACTGTGCCGCCTGGGCTTCGCTGTGCTGTTGG TGAACTACCGTGGCTCGCTGGGCTTCGGGCAGGCCAGCATTGAGTGCCTGCAGTCCCGCGTGGGTGAGCAGGATGTGGCTGACACACAG CTGGCAGTGGAGCAGGTGCTGCGCTGTGAGCCCCTTGACCCACACCGTGTGGCACTGCTGGCTGGTTCCCATGGAGCCTTCATCGCTCTTCACCTCCTCACCCGTCATCCTGAGCACTACCGGGCCTGTGCCCTGCGCAACCCCGTCTCCAACCTGCCCGCACTGCTGGGCACATCTGACATCCCTGACTG GCGCTACACATCCCTGGGGCTGCCCTACTCCTTCCAGCGTGTGCCCCGTGTGGAGGACCTGGTTGTGATGCTGCAGCGCTCACCCATCATCCAGGCGCCCCAG GTGAGGgcaccagtgctgctgtgtgtgggtgcCCGGGACCGGCGTGTCAGCCCCACGCAGGCGCTGGAGCTGTACAGGGTGCTGCGGGCCGGCGGGGTGCCAACCCG gctgctgtggtACCCTGAGGGTGGCCACGCACTGACTGGTGTGGAGacagaagcagatgtttttgGGAACTGCGCCCGCTGGCTCCTCCAGCACCTGGGGCAGCCCCGGGTGGGACAGCACAGCTCATAG